In Drosophila bipectinata strain 14024-0381.07 unplaced genomic scaffold, DbipHiC1v2 scaffold_165, whole genome shotgun sequence, the genomic stretch TATGAGTTTATGTACAAGCAGGTAAGATACAGGACCGCAATTAAATCTTTAAGCCTTCTTCTCGGTCTTCTTTGGCAACAGGACAGCCTGGATGTTGGGCAGAAGCCCATCCTGAGCAATGGTGACACCAGAGAGCAGCTTGTTCAACTCCTCGTCATTGCGAATGGCCAACTGCAGATGACGGGGAATGATCCTAGTCTTCTTGTTGTCACGGGCAGCATTGCCAGCTAACTCGAGAACTTCAGCTGCCAGGTATTCCATAACGGCAGCCAGATAAACAGGAGCGCCGGCACCAACGCGTTCAGCATAGTTGCCTTTGCGGAGCAGACGGTGAATACGTCCAACGGGAAACTGAAGACCAGCACGATTCGATCGGGACTTTGCCTTTCCCTTCACTTTTCCACCCTTGCCACGgccagacatatttttttacttcacGTTTATTCACTTCACACACGAATATTGAACACAACTTCGGAACACCAATTTATACCTATGCGTTTGCCTTTGCGTTCCGTTGGGGGTAGGTCGTTTCTGATGAACATTTTGAATAGCAGACCTGAAAACCCTGCTCGAATAAAAGTACTAAAAACTGATCCaacaccaactttggtataagtggaagtgaagtgaattttaaagtaataatgccgccgaaaaccagtggaaaggcagccaagaaggctggcaaagctcagaaaaatataaccaagaacgataagaagaagaagcgcaaGAGGAAGGAAAGCTATGCCATCTACATCTACAAGGTTCTGAAGCAGGTCCACCCTGACACTGGAATTTCGTCTAAAGCTATGAGTATAATGAACAGCTTCGTGAACGATATCTTTGAGCGTATTGCTGCTGAGGCATCGCGTCTGGCGCATTACAACAAGCGCTCGACCATCACCAGTCGGGAAATCCAAACGGCTGTTCGCCTTCTCCTGCCTGGAGAGTTGGCCAAGCACGCCGTCAGTGAAGGAACCAAGGCTGTCACCAAGTATACAAGCTCCAAGTAGATTTCTCGCTTGATGGGCAGAATGATCGAAAAAAGGCCCTTTTCAGGGCCACAACATTATTTCATCAAAGACacccatttttcaataaaagtaaataaattaattgtttgaaatcgtttttgtaagaaactgaaatttaatttatgttgttttagtattaatatactatattataaataGCCAATTCGCGATCGCtattttaaatccaattaggatggatgaaatttatatttatactgtattagcatttatataatatattatattcttatattaatacaattttaCAAATTACGATTGCTattttgaatccaattaggatTAAGATACTCTTCTAAAATGTCAAGCTAagcaaaattgatattttttctctttaaaaaatgtattgtagccctgaaaagggcttgtttaatgtaattttagatatcgaaatctaaaattgcgattgcgaaactgtacaaatataatgcacattatcacaatttattttttcgctgccGTGGTCTTAGCTTTCGGCTTCTTTGCGGTAGTAGgagctggtgctttctttaccGTCTTCTTGGGCTTAGCGGATGCAGCTGGTTTAGGCCTTTGGGGCTTTAGCTGCCTTTGGTTTCGCCGATGATGGCTTCACTTTTGTTGCTACTGTTTTAGCCTTAACGGTACCAGACTTCTTAGCGTCCTTTGCCTTGGCCTTCtcggttttcttcttttcagcTGTCTTCTTGGTAGCCAcggcttttttagttttcggcTTCTTGTCGGCAGCTCCCGCGGCCTTCTTAGTGGTGGCTCCGGTCTTCTTGGTCGATACCTTcttgcttttagtttttttctcaACAGAAGAAGGCTTCGGCTTGGGCTCCTTTTTGGCTGAAGCCGATAATTTAAAGGAACCAGAAGCACCCTTTCCCTTCGTCTGGATCAGCTTACCATTGGCCACAGCAGACTTCAGGTACTTCTTGATGAAAGGAGCCAGTTTCTGAGCATCGCACTTGTATGTGGCAGTGATGTACTTCTTGATTGCTAGAAGCGAGGAGCCCCCACGCTCCTTCAAATTCTTAATTGAAGCGTCTACCATTTGTTGAGTTGGCGGATGCGATGGTGGTGCTGCGGTCTTCTTCGCTTTTGTGGCAGCAGATCCAGTTGCCTTTTTGGCTGCTACTTTCTTCTCAGCCGGCGCCGGTGGAGCTGCCACAGGAGACGCGGATGTAGCTACTGCTGAATCAgacattctttaaatttttattcacaaaaataaactttttttatgcaaaaaatagCCCGCGAACCCACATCCAAAGTCCCTTGTTcggatgagaatcgaggaggagagcAGTTTGACTATGTGTTTGGCACAGTTCATTTGTGttacaaatgttttttcaaagggtgtaattatttttcattattttgttcttatgataataaaattaatgtttgttttaattgcgtttgaatcttaaatattcaaaatttgaggAAAACCTTTCTCAGTTGCCGTATATAGATtcgatacttttttttgggtaccCGAAAGTGCACGTTTACgttaatatcttaaatattttgcattaaaacgtcattaaaaatataaaattgttgtattttttgttaatttactactgaaagtcttaaattgaactttcaactaccagctatgcaaaacgtaactatatttttatgaagtatTCATGCTTAAATATAGCTTTTAAAATGACCCTTTCCTGGATAAAATGTGaactttcatttgacattaagaaactgttttcgtactaaaaaatattatttttctaaaataatgtaaattaaaatgtttaatattagaATAAATCTTATCTATTTCCCATTCTGCATatcttaaaaattctaaattcaTTTTCGTCTCAAAAATGGATTGTATATTTTCCACTGGTAGCTCGAAGGTATACGTTGAGGCTAGTAATTTATATTCTGAATGTGTTCATATTACCAATAAACTTTTCTTACTTAACTTTTAGTTACCATATTAAaacgcaaaaaataaactacaatttGTTCTTGGGactaatgaattttatttgacaatatatacacaattt encodes the following:
- the LOC122321199 gene encoding histone H2A, whose amino-acid sequence is MSGRGKGGKVKGKAKSRSNRAGLQFPVGRIHRLLRKGNYAERVGAGAPVYLAAVMEYLAAEVLELAGNAARDNKKTRIIPRHLQLAIRNDEELNKLLSGVTIAQDGLLPNIQAVLLPKKTEKKA
- the LOC122321201 gene encoding histone H2B: MPPKTSGKAAKKAGKAQKNITKNDKKKKRKRKESYAIYIYKVLKQVHPDTGISSKAMSIMNSFVNDIFERIAAEASRLAHYNKRSTITSREIQTAVRLLLPGELAKHAVSEGTKAVTKYTSSK
- the LOC122321195 gene encoding histone H1-like, whose translation is MSDSAVATSASPVAAPPAPAEKKVAAKKATGSAATKAKKTAAPPSHPPTQQMVDASIKNLKERGGSSLLAIKKYITATYKCDAQKLAPFIKKYLKSAVANGKLIQTKGKGASGSFKLSASAKKEPKPKPSSVEKKTKSKKVSTKKTGATTKKAAGAADKKPKTKKAVATKKTAEKKKTEKAKAKDAKKSGTVKAKTVATKVKPSSAKPKAAKAPKA